The following is a genomic window from Marinococcus sp. PL1-022.
GGCCAATACAGGAGCTGTGGTAATGGGCCGGAACAGCTTTGATGAAAGTCCGGATCCGGATGCCTACGCGGATGATTACGAATTTCAGGTGCCGTTGTTTGTGCTGACGCACCGTCCGCCGCCCAATCACCCGAAGGAAAATGAAAACCTTACAATCACCTTCGTGACGGACGGCATTGAAAGCGCGGTCCAGCAGGCCAGAGAAGCAGCCGGAGAAAAAGATGTTGTGGTGCTCGGGGCGGACGTTGGCCAGCAGCTGTTAAAGGCAAAGCTCGCGGACGAGCTGCAGGTCGCGTTTGCGCCCATCATACTCGGCAAGGGACTGCGGCTGTTTGAGCACCTGGAGGATCTTGAAATTCACCTCGAGAAGCTGCGGACTATTGAGACCGCCCAGCAGGTGGAAATCTGGTATAGGGTCCTTAAGGAATAGGGAAAAGGTTTAGATGAAGTTCTTCTGCTTTTACAGCGGGAGGGCTTTTATTTTTGTGCCAGACCGCGTTTGAAAAAATAATGTAAGCCAGCTTACATTTAAAAATATAAACATGCAGGAACACTGTCTGGAGAAAATCGTTAATTACTTTTGGAAAAAAGCTTTTAAAACACAATGAAATAAATATAGACGCTATAAAATAAAAAATGAAACATAATAAAAAAGGGACGAACCATTAAGTTGGCTCGTTCCTTTTACTGATATTTCATCCACCGCTTCAATGTTGCTGACAAACGTATATGCTACGAAGACTCTATCTCTTCCCGTACCTGCATCAATCGCGGCAGGGGGATGGCTTCAAGAACAACGTGGGCCTGGAGTCCGCGACGGGAGGAATCGTCCACAGAGTCGAAATGCACAAAGTTTTCTTCGCGAAGAAAATGGAATACATCATGCAGTTTTTGTTCTTCTTTGGCATTCAGATATAAAAATGCCGGCTCGCCCTGAATTAAGAACGTAGATACCTCTTCGCCGGCGTGTTTGTTTAAGCGGTGAAACGCTTCTTCGAGTTTCCACTTCATAAAAGTGCCTCCTTGAGTGATTTATCCTTGTTTGTGAGAATTCTTGTTGCGTGTCAGGAATGGTTTGGTCACTCCCGTTTGTTGCTCTATTTTCATTATAATGCCGTGAGATGAGTATTTTTTAATAAGAAAATGAGAAATTGATGAAAATTATAGGCGGAATGCTTTCATTACATTATTTTCTTTGTTTCTTTAATCATACAGCTGAGGGCAAGGATAAACAGGCTCATGCCAATCAACGGGATGAGCACAAGCCAGTAAGCGCTGCTCAGCTGCAGAG
Proteins encoded in this region:
- a CDS encoding dihydrofolate reductase family protein, with product MAKVCLGMILSLDGYVNDRHGKMGKLYASFEPNEAIEAAMANTGAVVMGRNSFDESPDPDAYADDYEFQVPLFVLTHRPPPNHPKENENLTITFVTDGIESAVQQAREAAGEKDVVVLGADVGQQLLKAKLADELQVAFAPIILGKGLRLFEHLEDLEIHLEKLRTIETAQQVEIWYRVLKE